ACTTCAACGGGCTTTGCGTCAGGCTCCTGATGGCTTAACCCAAATCAGTACTTATACAATTTGGCAGGTACTCAAAGAGGCGGGCTATAGCTGGCAAAAGAGCCGCAGTTGGTTAAAAACTGGACAGGTGAAGCGCATACGCAAAGGCAAGCTAGTAGTAGTAACTGACCCAGATACCGTGGCAAAAAAAAACTGATAGAACGCGCTTACACTCAGGGACAGAAGCTAGGCTTGAGTGTGTGGTGCGAAGACGAGGCGGGACCATTTGGCACTGCTCCTTACCCTGGTAGCAATTGGCAGCCAGTAGGTAAACCGACACGGCAAGAACATGAATATATCCGTAATGGCACAGCCAAGCTGTTAACGCTATTCCATCCCGCTACTGGGCAAGTACGAGTTAAGGGTGTTACCAGTTGTACCAATGCTGTGTTGCACGAATGGCTCAAGCAAGAATTAGCTAGTGTTGTACAATCACTGCCAACTCCAGCTCGATTACTCAAGCCTGAAGAAAATCAACGGTTATGGAAAAGTTGGCAGCAGGGGTTGAAAGTACGCTTTACACTCCCACACGACTTACCGCCACTGCGAATGTTGCTAGTGATGGATAACTTGGTCGGACATAAAACTCCCCAGTTGGTATTGTGGCTGTGTGCTCATGGCATCATGCCGCTCTACACACCTCTTGGCGGTAGCTGGCTGAATATGGCTGAGTCGATTCAACGAATTCTCAAACGCCGAGCTCTAGAGGGGCATCATCCGCAAACAGCCTATCAAATTATTGAGTGGTTGGAAGCAACTGCTTTTGGATGGAACCAACAACCAACGCCGTTTGTCTGGGCAGGATTACGAGCGCAACGTCGAGACAGAGCGCGTCAAAGATTTCACTCTCTTGGTGGTTCTGGTGCCTGTACGCATCGTCCTCTTCGGCGGACAACTATTGCCAAAAATAATGGCAACACTCATACCAAATGACCCACTAGTATTCCTCTCAATCGGCTATTTCCTTGTCTACTGATATGCCCCCGGCGAATATTTTCGCCACTAGAATACTCGCAGGGTGTTAAACCCGTGTAGGAAAATAACTGGCGCTCATTGTTAAATTGAGCCATATCTCCTAGCTCATTGGCAAGAATCCGAGCAGAAAGCGGGCCAATCCCCGGCGCTGAACGATAGGTTGCGTCATGAGGATCTGTTTTAGCCTGCTCCTTAATCGCTCCAGCCAGATTGCAGATTTCTTCATCTAGTTTCTTCCAAATATTCCAGTAAGCTTGAATCACCAGCCTAAACTCAGATGAATCTGTACCACCTAGCAGCTCTTTGACCAACTTATGGCTCATAGGCCG
Above is a window of Chroococcidiopsis sp. SAG 2025 DNA encoding:
- a CDS encoding transposase, which codes for MWCEDEAGPFGTAPYPGSNWQPVGKPTRQEHEYIRNGTAKLLTLFHPATGQVRVKGVTSCTNAVLHEWLKQELASVVQSLPTPARLLKPEENQRLWKSWQQGLKVRFTLPHDLPPLRMLLVMDNLVGHKTPQLVLWLCAHGIMPLYTPLGGSWLNMAESIQRILKRRALEGHHPQTAYQIIEWLEATAFGWNQQPTPFVWAGLRAQRRDRARQRFHSLGGSGACTHRPLRRTTIAKNNGNTHTK